In one window of Kitasatospora sp. MMS16-BH015 DNA:
- a CDS encoding helix-turn-helix domain-containing protein, giving the protein MSSGERPLQEVVFLTVAEVASVMRVSKMTVYRLVHSGELPAIRVGRSFRVPEQAVHDYLKESYVRLESA; this is encoded by the coding sequence ATGAGTTCCGGCGAACGCCCCCTTCAGGAGGTCGTCTTCCTGACCGTGGCCGAGGTCGCCTCGGTCATGCGGGTGTCCAAGATGACGGTGTACCGCCTGGTGCACAGCGGAGAGCTCCCGGCGATCCGGGTGGGTCGCTCGTTCCGGGTGCCCGAGCAGGCGGTCCACGACTACTTGAAGGAGTCCTACGTGCGGCTCGAGAGCGCGTAG
- a CDS encoding lysophospholipid acyltransferase family protein, giving the protein MTAASERAAEARVIPIESAPSYQAADQAPAGLADRIAGAVGGALAGPLGAAAERALGKGWEGRAANGLSFLRRRLTGDYEVDEFGFDRELTEEVVLSVLRPIAEKYFRVEVRGIENIPAEGGVLIVSNHSGTIPLDAVMTQVAIHDHHPHRRHLRMLAADLVFVLPGIGELARKAGHTLACNEDAQALLERGEVVGVWPEGFKGIGKPFSERYKLQRFGRGGFVASAIKAQVPIVPCSIVGAEETYPMIGNLKPLARLLGLPYLPITPTFPWLGPLGALPLPTKWTIQFGEPIPTDSLPREAADDPMLVFDLTDEVRETIQHTLYKLLMQRRSVFF; this is encoded by the coding sequence ATGACCGCCGCGAGTGAGCGGGCCGCCGAGGCCCGGGTGATCCCGATCGAATCCGCCCCCAGCTACCAGGCCGCCGACCAGGCCCCCGCCGGCCTGGCCGACCGGATCGCCGGCGCCGTCGGCGGAGCCCTGGCCGGCCCGCTGGGCGCCGCCGCCGAGCGGGCCCTCGGCAAGGGCTGGGAGGGCCGGGCCGCCAACGGCCTGTCCTTCCTGCGGCGCCGGCTGACCGGCGACTACGAGGTGGACGAGTTCGGCTTCGACCGGGAGCTCACCGAGGAGGTCGTGCTCTCGGTGCTCCGCCCGATCGCCGAGAAGTACTTCCGGGTCGAGGTCCGCGGCATCGAGAACATCCCGGCCGAGGGCGGGGTGCTGATCGTCTCCAACCACTCCGGCACCATCCCGCTGGACGCCGTGATGACCCAGGTGGCCATACACGACCACCACCCGCACCGGCGCCACCTGCGGATGCTCGCCGCCGACCTGGTCTTCGTGCTCCCCGGCATCGGCGAGCTGGCCCGCAAGGCCGGCCACACCCTGGCCTGCAACGAGGACGCCCAGGCCCTCCTGGAGCGCGGCGAGGTGGTCGGCGTCTGGCCGGAGGGCTTCAAGGGCATCGGCAAGCCCTTCAGTGAGCGGTACAAGCTCCAGCGCTTCGGCCGGGGCGGGTTCGTGGCCTCGGCGATCAAGGCCCAGGTGCCGATCGTGCCCTGCTCGATCGTCGGCGCCGAGGAGACCTACCCGATGATCGGCAACCTCAAGCCGCTGGCCCGCCTGCTCGGCCTCCCGTACCTCCCGATCACCCCCACCTTCCCCTGGCTCGGCCCGCTCGGCGCCCTCCCGCTGCCCACCAAGTGGACCATCCAGTTCGGCGAGCCGATCCCCACCGACAGCCTGCCCCGCGAGGCCGCGGACGACCCGATGCTGGTCTTCGACCTCACCGACGAGGTCCGCGAAACAATTCAGCACACGCTCTACAAGCTGCTGATGCAGCGCCGATCGGTATTCTTCTGA
- a CDS encoding 30S ribosomal protein bS22, producing MGSVIKKRRKRMAKKKHRKLLKRTRVQRRNKK from the coding sequence GTGGGCTCTGTCATCAAGAAGCGTCGCAAGCGTATGGCCAAGAAGAAGCACCGCAAGCTTCTGAAGCGGACTCGCGTTCAGCGTCGCAACAAGAAGTAA
- a CDS encoding zinc ribbon domain-containing protein — translation MSNEIYFSNNYRDLCEQYGTGSGFQFEFHCSRCSDTWRSPFESFTTGRAASWVSKGVSAAWSVLGGNGGTISNAADGLAGATWGSSRDAAFQRAITQAQGHFDRCARCTSYVCGRCFSGSVGLCHGCAPDTAAEAEAARQRGMNAMVEQRAWDAGQQAGQSYDVSAPRQLVCPQCNHETHGSAFCGACGYRLAQPSTCTSCQATVPDGSAFCPTCGTRR, via the coding sequence ATGAGCAACGAGATCTACTTCAGCAACAACTACCGTGACCTGTGCGAGCAGTACGGCACCGGGTCGGGCTTCCAGTTCGAGTTCCACTGCTCGCGGTGCTCGGACACCTGGCGGTCGCCCTTCGAGTCCTTCACCACCGGCCGGGCCGCCAGCTGGGTCAGCAAGGGCGTCTCCGCCGCGTGGAGCGTCCTCGGCGGCAACGGCGGCACCATCAGCAACGCCGCCGACGGCCTGGCCGGCGCGACTTGGGGTAGCTCCCGGGACGCCGCCTTCCAACGCGCCATCACCCAGGCCCAGGGCCACTTCGACCGCTGCGCGAGGTGTACTTCGTACGTCTGCGGGCGGTGCTTCTCGGGTTCGGTCGGGCTCTGCCACGGCTGCGCCCCCGACACGGCCGCCGAGGCCGAGGCAGCGCGGCAGCGCGGCATGAACGCGATGGTCGAGCAGCGCGCCTGGGACGCCGGCCAGCAGGCCGGCCAGTCCTACGACGTCTCCGCCCCGCGCCAGTTGGTCTGCCCCCAGTGCAACCACGAGACGCACGGCTCGGCCTTCTGCGGCGCCTGTGGCTACCGCCTGGCCCAGCCGAGCACCTGCACGTCCTGCCAGGCGACGGTGCCGGACGGTTCGGCTTTCTGCCCCACTTGTGGAACGCGAAGGTAG
- a CDS encoding NAD-dependent epimerase/dehydratase family protein yields MGKVVLVTGVARRLGDRFAAELSRSPGVDRVIGVDSREPAAEPSYAFRRLDLRRPTVARVIAEHEVDTVVHLDVSAIGPGSRATVKERNVIGTMQLLGACQKAPGLRRLVVKSTTGVYGSAPRDPAVFGERMQPKNLPRGGFAKDATEAEGYVRGFARRRPDCAVTVLRFANILGPAGDTPLAEYFALPVLPTVLGHDPRLQFVHEDDVIEVLRLAAGPEPRPGTFNVAGEGVLLLSQCARRLGRPTVPLLAPALGLVAALARQTRIADVSPEQLQLLTHGRVVDTTHLRETFGYQPRFATAEAFAEFAAAQRSGLLPPERLAAVTDRLGRLLGAERTPTLPRS; encoded by the coding sequence GTGGGCAAGGTGGTGCTCGTCACAGGAGTCGCCCGGCGCCTCGGCGATCGTTTCGCGGCGGAGCTGAGCCGCAGCCCCGGGGTGGACCGGGTGATCGGGGTGGATTCGCGCGAACCCGCCGCCGAGCCCTCGTACGCCTTCCGCCGGCTCGACCTGCGGCGGCCCACGGTGGCCCGGGTGATCGCCGAGCACGAGGTGGACACCGTGGTGCACCTGGACGTCAGCGCGATCGGCCCCGGCAGCCGGGCCACCGTCAAGGAACGCAACGTCATCGGCACCATGCAGCTGCTCGGCGCCTGCCAGAAGGCCCCCGGGCTGCGCCGACTGGTGGTGAAGTCCACCACCGGGGTCTACGGCTCCGCCCCGCGCGACCCGGCCGTCTTCGGCGAGCGGATGCAGCCCAAGAACCTGCCCAGGGGCGGCTTCGCCAAGGACGCCACCGAGGCCGAGGGCTACGTGCGCGGCTTCGCCCGCCGCCGCCCCGACTGCGCCGTCACCGTGCTGCGCTTCGCCAACATCCTCGGCCCGGCCGGCGACACCCCGCTGGCCGAGTACTTCGCCCTGCCCGTGCTGCCCACCGTGCTCGGTCACGACCCGCGCCTGCAGTTCGTCCACGAGGACGACGTGATCGAGGTGCTCCGGCTCGCCGCCGGACCCGAGCCCCGGCCCGGCACCTTCAACGTGGCCGGGGAGGGCGTGCTGCTGCTCTCCCAGTGCGCCCGCCGGCTCGGGCGGCCGACCGTGCCGCTGCTCGCCCCCGCCCTCGGCCTGGTCGCCGCGCTGGCCCGGCAGACCAGGATCGCCGACGTCTCGCCCGAGCAGCTCCAGCTGCTCACCCACGGCCGGGTGGTGGACACCACCCACCTGCGCGAGACCTTCGGCTACCAGCCGCGCTTCGCCACCGCGGAGGCCTTCGCCGAGTTCGCCGCGGCGCAGCGCTCCGGCCTGCTGCCGCCCGAACGGCTGGCCGCCGTCACCGACCGGCTCGGCCGCCTGCTCGGCGCCGAGCGGACCCCGACCCTGCCGAGGAGCTGA
- a CDS encoding acetoin utilization protein AcuC, which translates to MHDSCGLHLYWDEAVTTYDFGPGHPMDPRRLALTMRLVEEFGLTGAPGVQVKAAPPAGDSTLRLVHSAAYVEAVKRVAADPSLTDQRHGLGTEDNWAFPTLHSASALIAGQSVAAAEAVWSGAAGHAVNFAGGLHHAMPDRAAGFCVYNDAALAVARLLELGAERVAYVDLDVHHGDGVQQAFWDDPRVLTISLHETPATLFPETGWSTETGGDGAPGSAANLPLPAGTGDAAWLRAFHALVPGLLAAFRPQAVVSQHGADTHLDDPLAHLAVSLDAQREAAGAMHELAHRYADGRWVALGGGGYAVVEVVPRAWTHLVATAAGHPLDPAAETPEAWRAEVLRTTGQTAPTRMTDGVTPYWRDFDDAGYDPGDRLDQAILAARRAVFPHHGLLP; encoded by the coding sequence ATGCACGACTCCTGCGGTCTCCACCTGTACTGGGACGAAGCCGTCACCACGTACGACTTCGGCCCCGGACATCCGATGGACCCCCGGCGGCTGGCCCTGACCATGCGGCTGGTCGAGGAGTTCGGCCTCACCGGCGCGCCCGGCGTGCAGGTCAAGGCGGCCCCGCCGGCCGGGGATTCGACGCTGCGGCTGGTGCACTCCGCGGCGTACGTGGAGGCGGTGAAACGTGTCGCCGCCGACCCCTCGCTGACCGACCAGCGGCACGGGCTCGGCACCGAGGACAACTGGGCCTTCCCCACCCTGCACAGCGCCTCCGCGCTGATCGCGGGGCAGTCGGTGGCGGCGGCCGAGGCGGTCTGGTCGGGGGCGGCCGGCCACGCTGTCAACTTCGCGGGCGGGCTGCACCACGCGATGCCGGACCGGGCCGCCGGCTTCTGCGTGTACAACGACGCCGCGCTGGCGGTGGCCCGGCTGCTCGAGCTGGGGGCGGAGCGGGTCGCGTACGTGGACCTGGACGTGCACCACGGGGACGGGGTGCAGCAGGCCTTCTGGGACGACCCCCGGGTGCTGACCATCTCGCTGCACGAGACCCCGGCCACGCTCTTCCCGGAGACCGGCTGGTCGACCGAGACCGGCGGGGACGGCGCGCCCGGCTCGGCGGCCAACCTGCCGCTGCCGGCCGGGACGGGCGACGCGGCCTGGCTGCGGGCCTTCCACGCGCTGGTGCCGGGCCTGCTGGCGGCCTTCCGGCCGCAGGCGGTGGTGAGCCAGCACGGGGCCGACACCCACCTGGACGATCCGCTCGCCCATCTGGCGGTCAGCCTGGACGCCCAGCGGGAGGCCGCCGGTGCGATGCACGAGCTGGCCCACCGGTACGCGGACGGCCGCTGGGTGGCGCTCGGCGGGGGCGGGTACGCGGTGGTGGAGGTCGTACCGAGGGCGTGGACGCATCTGGTCGCAACCGCCGCCGGCCACCCGCTCGACCCGGCCGCCGAAACCCCGGAGGCCTGGCGCGCGGAGGTGCTGCGCACCACCGGCCAGACCGCGCCCACCCGGATGACGGACGGCGTGACGCCCTACTGGCGCGACTTCGACGACGCCGGCTACGACCCCGGGGACCGGCTTGACCAGGCCATTCTGGCCGCCCGCCGGGCCGTCTTCCCCCACCACGGCCTGCTGCCCTGA
- a CDS encoding DUF5667 domain-containing protein, producing the protein MTANVLEHRRAKAFAEALEAHQREAVPNTGTPEASSPTGAFAELLSVADDLGGLPGPSLTGEARSVQRAQLMAAFEQEWAGGQTARVPQQRRHRGIRAARRGRWGRRLAIGGLVAGVAVGGFTGAAFASSNALPGDALYGMKRGLEGLRLDLAGSDSERGALLLDQASTRLEEAQNLLGRAGREDGLSPAAVDQVRRALDDMHAEAVRGRELLRSVYRSNGSLAPMRKLATFADGEDGRWAAIQGQLPPQLTTEAGRVDRFFGDVNEDVAPLHLEQPPAKPATGVAPAAPASGSSAPEDAPEPSKAASGGSAANGGPASRQPQPQSGVGGLVHSLTDPLTGTTGNGTAPTGNATPGTAPKSAPTPAPSAAQTTPEGTPQGLTIPPLLPGLLPGLGL; encoded by the coding sequence GTGACGGCAAACGTGCTGGAGCACCGGCGGGCGAAGGCCTTCGCCGAGGCGCTGGAGGCCCACCAGAGGGAGGCCGTACCGAACACCGGTACGCCTGAAGCGAGTTCGCCCACCGGCGCGTTCGCGGAGCTGCTGTCCGTGGCGGACGACCTGGGCGGGCTGCCCGGGCCTTCGCTGACCGGCGAGGCCAGGTCCGTCCAACGCGCCCAGCTGATGGCCGCGTTCGAGCAGGAGTGGGCCGGTGGCCAGACCGCCCGCGTCCCGCAGCAGCGCAGGCACCGGGGCATCCGGGCCGCCCGGCGCGGCCGTTGGGGCCGTCGGCTGGCCATCGGCGGGCTGGTGGCGGGAGTTGCCGTCGGCGGCTTCACCGGCGCCGCCTTCGCGAGCTCCAACGCCCTTCCGGGGGACGCGCTCTACGGCATGAAGCGCGGCCTGGAGGGCCTGCGGCTCGACCTGGCGGGCTCCGACAGCGAGCGCGGCGCACTGCTGCTCGACCAGGCCTCCACCCGGCTGGAGGAGGCGCAGAACCTGCTCGGGCGGGCCGGCCGCGAGGACGGGCTGAGCCCGGCCGCCGTCGACCAGGTCCGTCGGGCCCTGGACGACATGCACGCGGAGGCCGTCCGCGGCCGGGAGCTGCTGCGCTCGGTCTACCGGAGCAACGGCTCGCTCGCCCCGATGCGGAAGCTCGCGACCTTCGCGGACGGGGAGGACGGCCGGTGGGCCGCGATCCAGGGGCAGTTGCCCCCGCAGCTCACCACCGAGGCCGGCCGGGTCGACCGCTTCTTCGGCGACGTGAACGAGGACGTGGCCCCGCTCCACCTGGAGCAGCCCCCGGCCAAGCCCGCCACCGGCGTGGCCCCCGCCGCACCGGCCTCCGGCAGCTCCGCCCCCGAGGACGCCCCCGAGCCCAGCAAAGCGGCCTCCGGCGGCTCCGCGGCGAACGGCGGCCCGGCCAGCCGGCAGCCCCAACCGCAGTCCGGCGTGGGCGGCCTGGTCCACTCCCTCACCGACCCCCTCACCGGCACCACCGGCAACGGCACCGCCCCCACGGGCAACGCCACCCCCGGCACCGCCCCCAAGTCGGCCCCCACCCCGGCCCCTTCGGCAGCCCAGACCACCCCGGAGGGCACCCCCCAGGGCCTGACCATCCCGCCCTTGCTGCCGGGATTGCTCCCCGGACTAGGGCTTTAA